From one Lysinibacillus sp. G4S2 genomic stretch:
- the asnS gene encoding asparagine--tRNA ligase: MKKIMIQDMPKHIGETVKLGAWLANKRSSGKIAFLQLRDGSGFVQGVVVKEEVGEEIFAIAKGMTQETSMYITGEVKADERSSFGCELAVTGIEVLHAATDFPITPKEHGPEFLMDNRHLWLRSRKQHAIMKIRNEIIRATYEFFNDNGFTKMDPPILTGSAPEGTSELFHTKYFDEDAYLSQSGQLYMEAAAMALGKVFSFGPTFRAEKSKTRRHLIEFWMIEPEMAFVEFEENLEVQEQYVAHIVQSVLTNCKLELERLGRDTSKLENIKAPFPRISYDDAIKLLHEQGFDDIEWGDDFGAPHETAIANSFDKPVFITCYPVGIKPFYMQPHPDRDDVVLCADLIAPEGYGEIIGGSERIHDYDLLKSRLEEHHLSLDAYAWYLELRKQGSVPHSGFGLGLERTVAWISGTEHIRETIPFPRLLNRLYP; the protein is encoded by the coding sequence ATGAAAAAAATTATGATTCAAGATATGCCAAAACATATCGGTGAAACAGTCAAGCTAGGCGCTTGGTTAGCAAACAAACGATCAAGTGGGAAAATTGCCTTTTTACAATTACGTGATGGTTCTGGCTTTGTTCAGGGCGTTGTTGTGAAAGAAGAAGTAGGCGAAGAAATTTTTGCTATTGCAAAAGGTATGACCCAAGAAACTTCAATGTACATTACGGGAGAGGTTAAAGCCGATGAGCGTTCAAGCTTTGGCTGTGAGCTAGCTGTAACTGGTATTGAAGTATTACATGCTGCTACAGATTTTCCGATTACACCAAAAGAACATGGGCCAGAGTTTTTAATGGATAACCGTCACTTATGGCTACGTTCTCGCAAGCAACATGCAATTATGAAAATCCGTAACGAAATTATTCGTGCAACTTACGAGTTTTTCAACGATAATGGCTTTACAAAAATGGACCCACCAATTTTAACAGGTTCAGCTCCTGAAGGTACTTCTGAGCTATTCCATACAAAATATTTTGATGAAGATGCATACCTTTCTCAATCTGGTCAGCTTTATATGGAAGCGGCTGCGATGGCATTAGGTAAAGTATTCTCATTCGGTCCGACGTTCCGTGCTGAAAAATCTAAAACACGCCGTCACTTAATCGAGTTTTGGATGATTGAGCCAGAAATGGCATTTGTAGAATTTGAAGAAAACCTAGAAGTGCAAGAACAATATGTAGCGCACATCGTACAATCAGTTCTGACAAACTGCAAATTAGAATTAGAGCGACTTGGTCGTGATACATCAAAACTTGAAAATATCAAAGCGCCATTCCCTCGTATTTCTTACGACGATGCCATTAAATTATTACATGAACAAGGGTTTGACGATATTGAATGGGGCGATGATTTCGGTGCACCACATGAAACAGCAATTGCCAATTCATTTGACAAACCTGTCTTCATCACTTGCTACCCAGTAGGCATTAAGCCATTCTACATGCAACCGCATCCTGATCGCGATGATGTAGTATTATGTGCAGATTTAATTGCACCAGAAGGTTATGGTGAAATAATTGGTGGTTCTGAGCGTATCCATGACTATGATTTATTAAAATCTCGTCTTGAAGAACATCATTTATCTTTAGATGCTTATGCATGGTATTTAGAACTACGTAAACAAGGATCTGTACCACATTCAGGCTTCGGTCTAGGATTGGAACGTACAGTGGCATGGATTTCTGGCACTGAGCATATCCGTGAAACAATCCCATTCCCACGTTTACTTAATCGCTTATATCCATAA
- a CDS encoding DnaD domain-containing protein: MNTNNNRLRTWTEQRMIQIPQLFFQFYKELNIEDEEALIVIHLLAFHMEGNDFPTPNDLKNRLTMSDNDITSRLQRLMQKGFLEITSDVDASGKLYEKYSVYPLWERIMQIIEMKEHQKSAASLRQEEGEVFRIFEEEMGRLLSPLELEKIGSWLDEDKHSPALIKEALKEAVFAGKVSIRYIDRILLEWKKKNITTPQAAQKQSEQFREKQTFNRPPVRTMQQEMQSTNKVPFYNWLEERE; the protein is encoded by the coding sequence ATGAACACAAACAATAATCGACTCCGTACATGGACTGAGCAGAGAATGATCCAAATTCCTCAGCTTTTTTTTCAGTTTTATAAGGAGTTAAATATTGAGGATGAAGAGGCGCTGATTGTCATACATTTACTTGCGTTCCATATGGAGGGTAATGATTTTCCGACACCTAATGATCTGAAAAATCGTCTCACAATGTCTGACAATGACATTACTTCACGTCTACAGCGCTTAATGCAAAAAGGCTTCCTTGAAATTACAAGCGATGTCGATGCAAGTGGCAAGCTATATGAAAAATATTCGGTATACCCACTTTGGGAGCGTATTATGCAGATTATTGAAATGAAGGAGCACCAAAAATCAGCAGCATCACTTCGACAAGAAGAAGGTGAAGTATTCCGGATATTTGAAGAGGAAATGGGGCGTCTTTTATCTCCTTTAGAGCTAGAAAAAATCGGTTCTTGGTTAGATGAGGATAAGCACAGCCCAGCGCTTATTAAGGAGGCGCTGAAGGAGGCTGTGTTTGCTGGCAAGGTGAGTATTCGTTATATTGATCGAATATTGCTTGAATGGAAAAAGAAAAATATTACGACACCGCAGGCTGCACAAAAACAAAGTGAGCAGTTCCGTGAAAAACAAACTTTTAATAGACCGCCAGTCCGTACAATGCAACAAGAAATGCAGTCGACAAATAAAGTACCATTTTATAATTGGTTAGAAGAAAGAGAATAG
- the nth gene encoding endonuclease III — MLTKKQWEHCLAEMDRMFPDAHCELVHDNPFELTIATLLSAQCTDVLVNKVTKTLFQKYKKPEDYLAVSLDELQQDIRSIGLYRNKAKNIQALCQRLLEEYNGEIPVSREALVTLPGVGRKTANVVLSVAFDIPALAVDTHVERVSKRLGLCRWKDSVLEVEETIMKKTPMDKWSKTHHQLIFFGRYHCKAQNPGCHTCPLFDDCREGQKRLKKGLVKET, encoded by the coding sequence ATGTTAACAAAAAAACAATGGGAGCATTGTCTAGCGGAAATGGATCGTATGTTTCCTGATGCACATTGTGAGCTAGTGCATGACAATCCGTTTGAGCTAACTATTGCCACGTTATTATCGGCGCAGTGCACGGATGTACTTGTAAACAAGGTAACGAAAACATTGTTTCAAAAGTATAAAAAGCCAGAAGATTATTTAGCTGTATCATTAGATGAGCTACAACAGGACATTCGCTCCATCGGCCTTTATCGAAATAAAGCGAAGAATATTCAAGCGTTATGTCAAAGACTGTTGGAGGAATACAACGGCGAAATACCAGTAAGCCGAGAAGCGTTAGTCACTTTGCCTGGTGTTGGTCGTAAAACGGCTAATGTTGTGTTGTCTGTAGCTTTTGATATTCCTGCTCTTGCAGTGGACACGCATGTAGAGCGTGTGTCTAAACGATTAGGGCTATGTCGCTGGAAGGATTCAGTGCTAGAGGTCGAAGAAACAATTATGAAAAAAACTCCGATGGACAAGTGGTCGAAAACCCATCATCAGCTAATTTTCTTCGGCCGTTACCATTGTAAGGCTCAAAATCCTGGCTGTCACACATGCCCTTTATTTGATGATTGTAGAGAAGGGCAAAAGCGTTTGAAAAAAGGGCTGGTGAAAGAAACGTGA
- a CDS encoding YpoC family protein yields MNVEVITKEKMDAWYEEWTVLEAKIHSAHDARNGKAKSLMEEAILLFERLVQEAGEEILPINGVERLAFIKAKPGQYACYRQLDELFKETKKRAARLRLQAAKS; encoded by the coding sequence GTGAATGTAGAGGTAATCACAAAGGAAAAAATGGATGCTTGGTATGAAGAGTGGACAGTACTTGAAGCAAAAATCCATTCTGCTCATGATGCAAGAAACGGTAAAGCAAAGAGCTTAATGGAAGAGGCCATCTTATTGTTTGAGCGTTTAGTGCAAGAAGCGGGTGAGGAGATATTACCCATTAATGGTGTTGAACGATTGGCCTTTATTAAAGCAAAACCTGGCCAATATGCTTGTTATCGTCAGCTGGATGAATTATTTAAGGAAACAAAAAAACGAGCAGCACGACTACGTTTGCAGGCAGCAAAAAGCTAA
- a CDS encoding penicillin-binding protein 1A, with protein MTERRRTRGEHQKALAQKNKKSAPPKSSKKKWFKRITLTLVAIVAACFIGGAGLFAYYASTAPELDENLLKDPVSSEFYDKNGELFATIGAENRKYVKYEDIPEDMVNAILATEDVRFFEHGGMDFYRLGGAILANFRDGFGAQGASTLTQQVVKNSFLQNEKKLKRKAQEAWLAFQLERKYSKEEIFEMYFNKMLMSGRVYGFGTAAQYFYGKDLKDLTLDEEALLAGLVQRPNAYNPLKNPELAAKRRNTVLGLMYQHGKITKAEMEEAKKVDVQAGLADDATRQKFTGSKYDAFLDVVINELEDNGDGNAMAEGIKVYTTLDPKAQQAVEKIMNDDSNFPTEKIQSGVAVIDTKTGQIQAIGGGRDYGADRGWNYAYDLKQQPGSTMKPLLDYGPAIENLKWSTGQTLVDEPIKYTNSEQTITNWDGKYMGAITARKALYASRNVPAVKALKEVGPDKAKEFIGRLGIEAENVYESDAIGGGDITMSPMQMAASYAAFGNNGVYTDPHSITKIVYRDGKTTKDYTPESNVAMSDYTAYMVTDMLRDVVGNKPDASGTAANVSGLDIAGKTGTTNYSKADFDKYNLPDTSVPDSWFAGYTTNYSIAIWSGYEKHFDPITTWDERRLPQHLFKKIMKEISADVETPNFKKPSSVVEATIEVGSKPLKLASDYTPKEKRQTELFVRGTEPNEVSNKYEVPELTTPYNVSASLSLEGQSIDISWEHDAMLNPETNEPLPTTFEVTAKREGGETVSLGKTESKGLTVSNTLEDGNYTISVVAVADGTRSKPGTTSIQVTGMTDENKEPDTPEQPGVEEPTSPDQEGDNGDNGDKGNQNGNHNGNENGNNGNHNGDGNSTDGNNNNNGNGNTGNAGNNGNNSNTGNAGNNGNNNGNNNGGQPPTPPTEPAVPDDGGGNKTE; from the coding sequence ATGACTGAACGTCGTCGAACACGCGGTGAGCACCAAAAGGCTCTCGCTCAAAAAAATAAAAAAAGTGCGCCTCCAAAATCATCGAAGAAAAAATGGTTCAAGCGCATTACGTTAACACTTGTGGCAATTGTAGCTGCATGCTTTATTGGAGGTGCTGGGTTATTCGCCTATTATGCAAGTACCGCACCTGAACTAGATGAAAACTTACTGAAGGACCCCGTTTCTTCTGAGTTCTATGATAAAAACGGTGAATTATTTGCAACAATTGGTGCAGAAAACCGTAAATATGTAAAATATGAAGATATACCTGAGGATATGGTTAACGCAATCCTCGCAACGGAAGATGTACGCTTTTTCGAGCATGGTGGTATGGATTTTTATCGCCTTGGTGGCGCAATACTCGCTAACTTCCGTGATGGCTTCGGGGCACAAGGAGCTTCTACATTAACACAGCAAGTTGTTAAAAACTCATTTTTACAAAATGAGAAAAAATTAAAACGTAAAGCACAGGAAGCTTGGCTTGCCTTCCAATTAGAACGTAAATATTCAAAAGAAGAAATTTTTGAAATGTACTTTAACAAAATGCTGATGTCAGGTCGTGTTTACGGCTTCGGAACAGCTGCTCAATATTTCTATGGTAAAGATTTAAAAGATTTAACTTTAGATGAAGAAGCATTACTTGCAGGTTTAGTACAACGCCCAAATGCTTATAATCCATTAAAAAATCCTGAACTTGCAGCAAAACGTCGTAATACGGTTCTAGGATTAATGTATCAACATGGTAAAATTACAAAAGCTGAGATGGAAGAAGCAAAGAAAGTAGACGTGCAAGCTGGTCTAGCTGACGATGCAACACGTCAAAAATTTACTGGCTCTAAATATGATGCCTTCCTTGATGTTGTTATTAATGAGCTAGAAGATAACGGTGACGGTAATGCAATGGCGGAAGGTATTAAAGTCTACACAACTCTTGATCCGAAAGCACAACAAGCTGTTGAAAAAATTATGAACGATGACAGTAACTTCCCAACAGAAAAGATTCAATCAGGTGTAGCTGTCATTGATACAAAAACGGGTCAAATTCAAGCGATTGGCGGCGGACGCGATTACGGAGCTGACCGTGGTTGGAACTATGCATATGACTTAAAACAACAACCAGGCTCTACAATGAAGCCATTACTCGATTATGGACCAGCAATCGAAAATTTAAAATGGTCAACTGGTCAAACACTTGTGGATGAACCGATCAAATACACAAATTCGGAACAAACCATCACAAACTGGGATGGTAAATATATGGGTGCAATAACAGCACGTAAAGCTTTATATGCTTCACGTAACGTTCCAGCTGTAAAAGCATTAAAAGAAGTTGGACCTGACAAAGCAAAAGAATTTATTGGTCGTTTAGGTATTGAAGCTGAAAATGTTTATGAATCTGATGCGATCGGTGGTGGGGATATTACGATGTCTCCAATGCAAATGGCAGCTTCCTATGCAGCATTCGGGAATAATGGTGTTTACACTGACCCTCATTCGATTACAAAAATCGTTTACCGTGACGGTAAAACAACAAAAGACTATACACCAGAGTCTAATGTTGCGATGAGCGATTATACAGCTTATATGGTGACAGATATGCTACGTGACGTTGTCGGCAATAAGCCGGATGCATCAGGTACTGCTGCTAATGTTTCTGGATTAGATATCGCAGGTAAAACAGGGACAACAAACTACTCAAAAGCTGATTTTGACAAGTATAATTTACCAGATACAAGTGTGCCGGATTCATGGTTTGCTGGTTACACAACAAATTATTCTATCGCTATTTGGAGTGGTTATGAAAAACACTTTGATCCGATTACAACTTGGGATGAACGTCGTTTACCACAACATTTATTTAAAAAAATTATGAAAGAGATTTCGGCAGACGTTGAAACACCAAATTTCAAAAAACCAAGCTCAGTTGTAGAAGCAACAATTGAAGTAGGCTCAAAGCCACTTAAATTAGCAAGTGATTACACACCAAAAGAAAAACGTCAAACAGAGCTATTTGTTCGTGGTACAGAGCCTAACGAAGTTTCAAATAAATACGAAGTTCCGGAACTTACTACACCTTACAATGTAAGTGCAAGCCTAAGTTTAGAAGGTCAATCTATTGATATTTCTTGGGAGCATGATGCAATGCTTAATCCGGAAACAAATGAACCACTACCAACTACCTTCGAGGTAACTGCTAAACGAGAAGGTGGAGAGACTGTTTCTCTTGGTAAAACGGAAAGCAAGGGCTTAACAGTTAGCAACACACTGGAAGATGGCAATTACACGATTTCTGTCGTAGCAGTTGCAGACGGTACACGCAGTAAACCAGGTACAACATCCATCCAAGTAACAGGTATGACCGATGAAAATAAAGAGCCTGATACTCCAGAACAACCTGGTGTTGAGGAGCCAACATCGCCTGATCAAGAAGGCGATAACGGTGACAACGGCGACAAAGGTAATCAAAACGGCAACCACAATGGCAATGAAAATGGGAACAATGGCAATCACAACGGCGATGGAAATAGTACCGATGGCAATAATAACAACAATGGGAATGGCAACACCGGCAATGCAGGAAATAATGGGAACAACAGTAACACCGGCAATGCAGGAAATAACGGAAACAACAACGGCAACAATAATGGTGGCCAACCACCAACTCCACCAACCGAACCCGCAGTACCGGATGATGGTGGCGGCAATAAGACTGAATAA
- the recU gene encoding Holliday junction resolvase RecU, translating into MTIRYPNGKLYSPNPAVPKTAKKTKDKDLSFSNRGKTLEDEINEANDYYVKRRLAIIHKKPVPVQIVKVEYPSRSAAVIREAYFRTPSTTDYNGVWNGHYIDFDAKETASKTSFPLKNIHLHQMTHMQQVTEQNGVAFIIVRFSAYERYFIVPYEVLQKAWLAMENGERKSIPFSTIEKEAFEISTSYYPRIDYLPIIQKLIEAQSHGSESEEIVE; encoded by the coding sequence GTGACAATTCGTTATCCGAATGGGAAGTTGTATTCTCCTAATCCAGCTGTGCCAAAAACAGCAAAAAAGACGAAAGATAAGGATTTATCTTTTAGTAATCGAGGAAAAACACTAGAGGATGAAATTAATGAAGCAAACGACTATTATGTAAAAAGGCGACTTGCTATCATTCATAAGAAACCTGTTCCCGTGCAAATCGTCAAAGTAGAGTACCCATCACGAAGCGCTGCAGTTATTCGTGAAGCTTATTTTCGAACGCCATCAACAACGGATTACAATGGAGTTTGGAACGGGCATTATATTGATTTTGATGCAAAGGAAACTGCTTCAAAAACCAGTTTCCCCCTAAAGAATATTCATTTACATCAAATGACACATATGCAGCAAGTGACGGAACAAAATGGTGTGGCTTTTATTATCGTTCGTTTCTCAGCTTATGAACGATATTTTATCGTGCCATACGAAGTTTTACAAAAGGCCTGGCTAGCGATGGAAAACGGTGAACGTAAATCGATACCCTTTTCAACGATTGAAAAGGAAGCTTTTGAAATTTCCACAAGCTATTATCCACGTATCGATTATTTACCGATTATCCAAAAGCTCATTGAAGCACAAAGCCATGGTTCTGAAAGTGAGGAGATAGTAGAATGA
- a CDS encoding endonuclease, which produces MNKLGQLVAQLDLVNQLLLTRVSLENNAQSLHFFMQLKSVSQKVSLAEKNWQVKNACSPISSEK; this is translated from the coding sequence TTGAACAAGTTAGGACAATTAGTTGCGCAGTTGGATCTGGTCAATCAATTACTTTTAACGAGAGTGTCTTTGGAAAACAATGCACAGAGCTTGCATTTTTTTATGCAGCTCAAATCTGTTAGCCAGAAAGTAAGCTTAGCAGAAAAGAACTGGCAAGTAAAGAATGCTTGTTCGCCTATAAGTAGTGAAAAATGA
- a CDS encoding YppE family protein, with amino-acid sequence MLLIQQTSILIDECEKCVSRFWQMREEDRTPDFFTDVKPHADVIHQLLKEWQQEANMWIQKNRPKYMHAQQIASVVESMEQFVVQSFYKETSKKRFLDAIHSTSYTLKIFDRLVKEEQMDVIEKKDH; translated from the coding sequence TTGTTATTAATACAGCAAACTTCCATATTAATAGATGAATGTGAAAAATGTGTTTCACGCTTCTGGCAAATGCGTGAGGAGGATCGTACTCCAGACTTTTTCACGGATGTTAAGCCACACGCTGATGTCATTCACCAGCTTTTAAAGGAATGGCAGCAAGAGGCGAATATGTGGATTCAAAAAAATCGACCCAAATATATGCATGCACAACAAATTGCTTCAGTGGTTGAATCGATGGAGCAATTTGTTGTGCAATCCTTTTATAAAGAAACAAGTAAAAAACGTTTTTTAGATGCGATTCATTCAACCTCTTATACGTTGAAGATTTTTGATCGGTTAGTGAAGGAGGAACAAATGGATGTTATCGAAAAAAAGGACCATTAG
- a CDS encoding DEAD/DEAH box helicase: MLSKKRTISELLNEWRYDEELKERILHWQTLDGREANYAPFPRNLHPSLVNALQARGIEQLYTHQRQAFDYAMEGVSFTAVTPTASGKSYCYHLPVLQKILEDKNARAIYLFPTKALAQDQKNDLNELIEQSGEEILSYTYDGDTAPGIRQKVRKAGHIVMTNPDMLHSGILPHHTKWVSLFENLQYIVIDELHTYKGVFGSHVAHVIRRLKRICEFYGSKPVFICTSATIKNPKELAEALTNESHALIADSGAPVGKKTFLFYNPPIVHKTFGVRRSAVLEVSDLAKRLYTAGIQTIIFAKSRVRVEMIVTYLKELTRNKLLDESVRGYRGGYLPSERRVIERGLRDGTIQTVVSTNALELGVDIGQLQACIMTGYPGNIASAWQQAGRAGRRQDEALIIYVAQSAALDQYVVNHPLFLLGSAPEEARIYPENMLILMDHLKCAAFELPFSSRDTYGEYEIQELLEYLAEEGVVFKTTEKWHWMSDRFPAHDISLRSASQENVVIIDLTVPAQTKVIGEMDRHSAMTLLHEEAIYLHQGIQFQVEKLDWEEKKAYVREVDVDYYTDANLAVEMKVLEEDRSRDYKGGIISFGDVGLVAQATIFKKIKFNGNHDNIGSGPIHLPPDEMHTSSSWLSFNNSTQWSEAELTDAMAGAAYAMNAFIPIFIQCDSSDVAVVPQVKASHNELPTFFVYDKYPGGIGLSEKVYDLWEELLIKTLEHVAGCACESGCPSCIGAQDSLQQAKKKVVELLRILN; this comes from the coding sequence ATGTTATCGAAAAAAAGGACCATTAGTGAATTGTTAAACGAGTGGAGATATGACGAGGAATTAAAGGAACGTATTTTACATTGGCAAACGCTTGATGGGCGTGAAGCTAATTATGCACCTTTCCCGAGAAATTTACATCCTTCACTTGTAAATGCCCTTCAAGCAAGAGGGATAGAACAACTGTATACCCATCAGCGTCAGGCATTTGATTATGCAATGGAGGGTGTTTCCTTTACTGCCGTTACACCAACAGCGTCTGGAAAATCATATTGCTACCATTTACCGGTACTTCAAAAAATATTAGAGGATAAAAATGCGCGGGCTATTTATTTATTCCCAACGAAAGCTTTAGCGCAGGATCAAAAAAATGATTTAAATGAATTAATCGAACAAAGTGGTGAGGAAATTTTAAGCTATACGTATGATGGTGATACTGCGCCTGGTATTCGCCAAAAGGTTCGTAAGGCAGGGCATATTGTGATGACAAATCCGGATATGCTTCATTCAGGGATTTTGCCACATCATACGAAATGGGTTTCACTATTCGAAAATTTGCAGTATATCGTCATTGATGAGTTGCATACATATAAAGGTGTGTTTGGTTCTCATGTTGCGCATGTTATTCGAAGGTTAAAGCGTATTTGTGAATTTTATGGCAGTAAGCCGGTTTTCATTTGTACGTCAGCAACCATTAAAAATCCAAAAGAATTAGCTGAAGCTTTAACGAATGAAAGCCATGCTCTAATCGCCGATTCCGGAGCGCCTGTTGGGAAAAAGACATTTCTTTTTTATAACCCACCAATCGTCCATAAAACATTTGGCGTGCGTCGAAGTGCTGTTTTGGAGGTAAGTGACCTCGCTAAAAGATTATATACAGCAGGTATTCAAACTATTATTTTTGCTAAAAGTCGTGTACGTGTAGAAATGATTGTGACGTATTTAAAGGAGCTAACACGCAATAAGCTTTTGGATGAATCGGTGCGCGGTTATCGAGGGGGGTATCTGCCTTCTGAGCGACGTGTTATTGAGCGAGGGCTTCGTGACGGTACTATTCAAACGGTAGTTAGTACAAATGCGCTTGAACTGGGCGTGGATATTGGTCAATTACAAGCATGTATCATGACAGGTTACCCGGGAAATATCGCAAGTGCTTGGCAACAAGCAGGTCGCGCTGGGCGTCGTCAGGACGAGGCGCTAATTATTTATGTAGCGCAATCAGCAGCACTCGACCAGTACGTGGTGAACCATCCTCTCTTTTTACTTGGCAGTGCACCTGAGGAAGCCCGTATTTATCCTGAAAATATGCTAATTTTAATGGATCATTTGAAATGTGCAGCGTTTGAGCTACCATTCTCCTCGCGCGATACGTATGGTGAATATGAGATTCAGGAACTACTTGAATATTTAGCGGAGGAAGGCGTTGTTTTTAAAACGACTGAGAAGTGGCATTGGATGAGTGACCGTTTCCCAGCACATGACATTAGTCTTCGTTCGGCTTCACAAGAAAATGTTGTTATCATTGATTTGACTGTCCCTGCGCAGACAAAGGTAATTGGTGAAATGGATCGCCATAGTGCAATGACATTATTACATGAAGAGGCCATTTATTTGCATCAGGGCATTCAATTTCAAGTTGAAAAGCTGGATTGGGAAGAGAAAAAAGCGTATGTACGTGAAGTAGATGTCGATTACTATACGGACGCGAATCTAGCAGTTGAGATGAAAGTGTTAGAGGAAGATCGAAGTCGAGATTATAAGGGTGGTATCATAAGCTTCGGTGATGTAGGATTAGTCGCGCAGGCAACGATATTTAAAAAAATAAAGTTCAATGGAAATCATGATAATATAGGTTCGGGTCCAATACATTTACCACCCGACGAAATGCATACAAGTTCATCGTGGCTATCGTTCAATAATTCAACACAGTGGTCTGAGGCAGAGCTTACAGATGCTATGGCTGGTGCTGCATACGCGATGAATGCTTTCATTCCAATATTCATTCAATGTGACAGTAGCGATGTAGCTGTGGTACCACAAGTAAAGGCCTCACATAATGAACTGCCAACATTCTTTGTTTACGATAAGTATCCGGGCGGAATCGGACTAAGTGAAAAGGTGTACGATTTGTGGGAGGAGCTATTGATTAAGACATTGGAGCATGTAGCGGGCTGTGCTTGTGAATCAGGCTGTCCATCTTGTATAGGAGCTCAAGATAGCTTGCAACAAGCGAAGAAAAAAGTAGTAGAGCTTCTTCGGATTTTAAATTAG
- a CDS encoding phage tail protein translates to MPVSSSTFFDLSYHFKDTTYGGTHSSQEFVNYLFAGTGWVVTCDFTETATITKFGSKNIIQCVNQICDAFNYEFEILTNKRVPF, encoded by the coding sequence ATGCCTGTAAGTTCTTCGACATTCTTTGACCTATCTTATCACTTTAAAGATACGACTTATGGTGGTACCCACTCTAGTCAGGAGTTTGTAAATTACTTGTTTGCTGGTACCGGATGGGTTGTTACATGTGATTTTACTGAAACGGCTACAATTACAAAATTCGGTTCAAAGAACATCATCCAATGTGTAAATCAAATATGCGATGCCTTCAACTATGAATTTGAGATTCTTACAAATAAGCGAGTGCCATTTTAG
- a CDS encoding phage tail protein, whose product MNLRFLQISECHFSKSFGPDNNAQYRYGHNIKTLSRKIATTHLRTQITATGKDDLTVTYTSPNHTLWGIRVADPISDERFTHADNLLKKAKDSLIDYPEVGFELDTLELLDKALGEKVWLIYEPIDGLELQTRILKRICVVDEITDELKTIEVTLGNSLPRSMSDNELDGEEDLADTKEELEEVIDESKKEFRSAITQTDNRITIEVEQLNKSIARIDVKADSINMSVNNRITNEMTAINIRADQIQSMVSSQGAQLHGVDTRVANAESTITQQAHQISQKVSTKDYNGNTISSLINQTESEVLIRASKIKFVGEIYALSDISGNLGTIHSGNINIQQDIRVGNNIYMQEGDVYSSKSIRFTNDSYLTNRQGHMILQSNNTVAVNSLSEVQLYAPTISANAYQLYGLAGSATPNL is encoded by the coding sequence ATGAATTTGAGATTCTTACAAATAAGCGAGTGCCATTTTAGTAAATCATTTGGTCCAGACAACAATGCACAGTATCGATACGGTCATAACATTAAGACACTTAGCAGAAAAATCGCCACGACCCATCTGCGAACACAAATCACAGCTACAGGGAAAGATGATTTAACAGTGACTTATACATCACCGAATCACACGCTATGGGGCATCCGTGTAGCTGATCCAATAAGTGACGAGCGATTTACACACGCAGATAATTTGTTGAAAAAAGCCAAAGATTCACTTATTGACTATCCAGAGGTTGGCTTTGAACTTGATACACTCGAATTGTTAGATAAGGCTTTAGGTGAAAAGGTTTGGCTGATTTACGAGCCAATAGATGGGTTAGAGCTTCAGACTCGAATTCTTAAACGAATTTGTGTAGTAGACGAAATCACAGACGAGTTAAAAACCATTGAAGTAACGCTGGGCAATTCATTACCACGATCAATGTCCGATAACGAGCTTGATGGAGAAGAGGATCTTGCTGATACAAAAGAAGAGCTAGAAGAAGTAATCGACGAAAGCAAAAAAGAATTTAGGTCAGCCATCACACAAACGGATAACCGTATAACGATTGAAGTTGAACAGTTAAATAAATCGATTGCTAGGATTGATGTAAAAGCTGATAGCATCAATATGTCCGTAAATAATCGAATTACGAATGAGATGACTGCTATCAACATTCGAGCTGATCAAATCCAATCAATGGTAAGTTCTCAAGGCGCTCAGCTCCATGGTGTGGATACCAGAGTAGCGAATGCCGAATCAACAATCACCCAGCAAGCTCATCAAATCTCGCAAAAGGTAAGTACTAAGGATTATAACGGTAACACAATATCTTCGCTGATTAATCAGACTGAATCTGAAGTACTGATTAGGGCAAGTAAAATTAAATTTGTTGGCGAGATTTATGCTCTTTCAGACATCAGTGGTAACTTAGGTACCATCCATTCAGGGAATATTAATATTCAACAAGATATCCGAGTAGGAAACAACATCTACATGCAAGAGGGAGATGTGTACAGTTCCAAATCTATTCGGTTTACTAACGACTCCTATTTAACAAATAGACAAGGTCATATGATTTTACAAAGTAATAACACTGTAGCAGTAAACAGTTTATCTGAAGTGCAGCTTTATGCACCTACAATCAGTGCTAATGCCTATCAGTTATACGGATTAGCTGGTTCAGCCACTCCTAACTTGTAG